The Moritella sp. F3 genomic interval ACTGCACTAAACATCGTCGTTGATGCGATTGACCGTTTACGTGACACATCAACATCTCACCAACGTATCTCGATTGTTGAAATCATGGGCCGTTACTGTGGTGATTTAACCATGGGTGCTGCGGTTGCCGGTGGTGCAGAATTCGTAGTGATCCCAGAAAAAGGCTATGATGAAGCTGATTTATTAGCACAAATTAAAGCGGGTATCGATAAAGGTAAGAAACATGCCATTATTGCAATGTGTGAACATGTAACAGACGTGAACCAGCTTGCAAAACATATCGAATCAGTAACAACACGTGAAACACGCGCAACAGTGTTAGGTCATTTACAACGTGGCGGCACACCAACTGCTCGAGACCGTATCATGGCTAGCCGTATGGGTTCATACGCAGTTAAGTTATTACTAGAAGGTGAAGGCGGCCGCTGTGTTGGTCTAATGAACTCAAAAATGGTTCACCACGACATCATCGATTGTATTACCAATATGAAACGTCCGTTCAACCAAGAGTTATTTGATCTGTCTGATTCATTATTCTAAGCACTTACTGAATTATAACTGAGTAAGAGCTAAATAAGATCACGTTAGCTTTAAAAGACTTGAACAAAAAAGCGAAATCGACTTACATTGATTTCGCTTTTTTTGATCTATTGTATTAATTGTTCACGCAGCTTCGCCACTTTATCACGGGTTTCACCGGCTTTTTCAAATTCTAGATCTTGCGCATATTTATACATTAGCTCTTCTAAACGTACAATTTCTTTACTGAGCTCTGCAGGAGTAAATATCGCATACGTGGCTTTCTGCTCGGCAATATGCATCATCTGCTGTTCAGGCGTTCGGCCGATGTTAAAGCCATCTCCCACCTTCTTCTTCAATCCCGTTGGGGTAATACCATTTTTGATATTATGTTCATGCTGCAATGCTCGGCGACGTTCCGTTTCACTGATCGCTTTATCCATCGACTTAGTAATACGGTTAGCATATAAAATAGCCTTACCTTCTAGGTTACGCGCTGCACGACCAATGGTTTGGATCAGTGAACGTTCAGAACGTAAGAAACCTTCTTTATCGGCATCCAGAATAGCCACTAATGAAACCTCTGGCATATCCAGACCTTCACGCAGTAAGTTAATACCGACGAGTACGTCAAATACACCTAAACGTAGGTCACGGATGATTTCAACACGCT includes:
- the pfkA gene encoding 6-phosphofructokinase, translating into MIKRIGVLTSGGDAPGMNAAIRAVVREGLHLGLEVYGIYDGYAGLHADRIEKLDRKSVSDVINRGGTFLGSARFPEFKEQSVREEAIKNLKKHDIDALVVIGGDGSYMGAMKLTEMGFPCIGIPGTIDNDIPGTTYTIGFDTALNIVVDAIDRLRDTSTSHQRISIVEIMGRYCGDLTMGAAVAGGAEFVVIPEKGYDEADLLAQIKAGIDKGKKHAIIAMCEHVTDVNQLAKHIESVTTRETRATVLGHLQRGGTPTARDRIMASRMGSYAVKLLLEGEGGRCVGLMNSKMVHHDIIDCITNMKRPFNQELFDLSDSLF